The nucleotide window GAGGCgcggtgggtggtgagggacTTGTAGTTTTGGCGGGCGGCGCGGAGGCGGGCttgggcggtggagaggtcTGATTCCAGCTGGGCGTTGCGGGACTTTATGGCTTCGATGGCGGAGTAGCCTGTTAGGTCGTTAAGGGTTTGGGTTGCGACGAGGATGCGGGATTGGAACTGGTCCATGAAGGCGGAGAATTTGACTGAGAGGGAGTGGCGGTGGGAGTCGGTTACGGAGGGGAGTTCGGGttcgggggggttgggttttgagggggaggggtttggggattcggagggggaagggtcgggggaggaagattcgggggaggaagattccggggaggaggaaggtgattCGGAAGTTGGTTCTGATTTTGAGCGGTCGGCATCTtctgttggcggtggtgatgaggggtCTGAAGGTGTGTTTTCTGTGCTGTGCTGGGTTTCGGGCTGGGGCGCGTTGAGGAGAATGGGCTCGCTTGGAGATCCGAGCTCAATGACAGGATCTGTCTCGGGTTGCGGtcgttttgggggagggcgggaggttgagaagTGCCGTGGGAGACGGGCGTAGAGCCCAATGCCGAATCCAGCGCATGAGGTGTTATACCGGAAACATTGCGACGGTGGCAGCTGGGCTAGCGCTTTCCTCGTCGCCAATTGACTGAGAGGCCGGGCAGCCAGCCGCAAAGTTGTGTGAGGCGACATGAAGGATTCGGCTCGAGCCCGGGGAACGGCTGGAACGGTAACGACGTTGCGGGTGTGCCGGACgtgaggagaagagagcTATCGGGTGTCCATCGGATCCGTTGATGATATTCCCTGGCATTCTGCCGCGGGTACCCCGCTGACCGCCCGGGTGCCAAGAGCAAAGACGTcataccctaaccctggcATCCATATACTCTAGGGTTCAGGGGTACTCGGGGGTATTCAGGGGTAACGACATTCTGATCAGACCGTGGGTATGCGTCACAAAAGCCCAAGTTCGCCGCTTTGCGGTATTGACTTCATATAAATCAGAAAGATGTGACGTGATAGGCTTTTCTTCATCGACCAATCTAGCCAATATCATGGACCCAACTGTCACGAATTCCCGTGGTGAGTTCAGACGAGACACGGATCCACTCTGACGATGGCATGCCATCATGGCCTTTTGATCTATATGTTTGATCATCCCATACTCGCAATTTTAATTCGCCGTTTtcgaagccatcaccatggATGAGTTCACAGGAAATCTTGAGGGCAAAGTTGCAATCGGTAAGGTACTCCTCCGCAGTTGACAGTGAACTATCCGAGATCTGACTCCATCCTGCCAGTAACCGGCGCCTCTCGCGGCATTGGGGCAACCATTGCAACCACACTCGCTCAACATGGATGTGCTGTAGTAATAAACTACAACAACTCCGCCGCAGAAGCCAAGATCCTGGGGAAACAGATTAATAAGGACTACGATGTGACAACCTACGCCGTGCAGGCCGATGTCTCCAAACCCGAGGAAGTAGCCCAACTGTTTGAAAAGACTGTCAAAGTGCTGGGAAGGGTTGACATAGTTGTCAGCAACGCTGGCGTTGAGCATTTCGGCAATCTTGCTGCAGTGCAATCGGAGGAGATCGACCATGTCTTCGATGTCAATGTCAAGGGCCAGTTCTTCGTCGCTCAACAAGCGGAGAAGTATAtggaggaaagggggaggcTGATACTGACAAGCAGTATTTCTGCCGTAATGGTATGTTCCCACGCCCTGGAGTTTCTTCTGTTGTTGAGTCTTACGCTGAGAAATATGGCCAGGGCGTACCACATCACACAATCTATGCGGCGTCCAAAGCGGCGGTTACGGGAATGACCAAGTGCCTGGCATGGGATTTTGGAAAGAAGAACATCACAGTGAATTGCATCGCAGCTGGCGGTGTCAAGAGTGATATGTATGACAAGAATGCAAAGGAGTACATGAAGGACGGGGATGAACTGAGTGTGGCGGAAATCGACGCTCGTATATCATCTTGGAGTCCACTAGGAAGGGTTGGGATGCCGGAAGATATTGCTGGTGTGGTTGCATTGCTGGCAAGCGATGAAGCAGGATGGATCACTGGACAGACCTTGCATGTTAGTGGAGGCGCTCACATGGCCACTGCCTAAGATTACAGCATTCATTGTAGTTTGTTGTAAGATTAAccttgtttgtttcttttaTTCTTTTTCCACTGATTTTGGTACATCATAAGGATGAACTGTTTCAGGCCGCGGTTGAAATTGGAATCAGAACGAACCTCAAGCTTGAATCCAGGAGAGGGTGACGACCTCTGAAAATTTGCCAATGAGGAATTTTGTTCGTGACATCtaatgatgatggtgctAAATAGGGTTAAGAGATGTAGCTAAATCTACCACACATTTTTGAAAGCCACTCAGATACTTAGATATTTAGGTACCTATACTTCAAGTGCCGGGAAATCTTGAAAAGCGTCTCAATATGGATACTCGAATGTTCATGAACCCAAAACCGCGGCTGATGCTGTTTCCTATTGATAGGGATTAGCCGCCCGTGAGAACCGCAGCATGTTAACTATCGAAAGATTTTATCACATGATGTCTTCGTAGAAGCCTGCTTGTGTTCGTGGTCTGTAGGCACACCTGCTGCATGGCTCTCCTCAGAATGACCGAGGTGCAGAAAGAAGACCGGGCAGGAGCGACTGGAGTCGGGTCACCAACAGCACTCCTCTTTCCATCTCTACACTCCATCTCAGGCATCTACTGGAGGCCCCTAATAGTTattctcccctccttcctcgttTTATTGTCTTCCACTATTCAAGTCCATTCACCGCAATCATGCCATTCAGACCCAAAGAAGAGTTCCATTTGATGCTTCGAAGGATCAAGCGCACCAACTATGACGACCAGGATTTCTATGCGCAGCGAGATATCGTAGATTGGATGGAAGTAGTCGAAAATGGCAATAACGCATCGAACGCGGCTCTGCTTTTTACCAGCGCCTACGGCTTCGACTCGTTTGTGCCTGTACGAGATGAAGATTTGGAGGGAGCGCTGGTTGTTTTTGCCTTTCTCATCCACATGAATTGCGGGAATCTCATACACATCTTCATATCATACTCTCAAGACGACACGCTTGATCGAGACATCCCCAGTGGGATTCGCGACGCCATCCGGTGCCGTCATCTGCGGCCCGAATCGCAGATACAATAGCTTATAGATCGGTTCGACGACGAGCGCTGGGCATTCGTGCCAGTTAGGGTTGAGGATATCTGCCGAAAAGCAAAAGTGCTGGAAACGGGTTTTTACATCCTCCCATTCTGCAGGAAGGAAGTCGTAAGACTTCCTGGACCTGTTCACACAGCGGTGAACAATGTTTGGATCCAGAGTGATCTCGTCTCGGGAGAGCTCAGTGAGAAGTTCAAGGGGTCAGAGACAGAAGATAACGAGTTTGGTCAGTTAAGTTATCCCGTTCTATGTGAGATAAGTCCATATGCGTTTGCCCCAGTAGCGTGAGCTCTACTAAATAAGACTTTTCCAGTGCTATCGTCCCGCCTTGTTTTCATATTAAAGCAACTATCAAGTGTTCAGGGATGAAATCAGCCACTTTGAGGGCATCGGAATGCTCAAAGGAGCGATTAAATGCCATGGAAGCCTCCTGTACAAAGGCTCCGGTGAGGGAGATTACGGGGAATGCCACATCCTTTCTGAGGGTGTCGAACAAAGTCTTTATGATCTCCTTACCTCGATAGCAGCACCAAGTACAGATCTCGAAATCGTTAACTCCTGGACTAGGATATTCGGTGTGGCGGAGACTTTATCTGACCTGGAGAAAATGGAATACAAATTTCCAAATGAAAAGTCGTGCTGTCAAAAGGGTACGTTGCTGAAGTCAATTGTATGGTCACTCGCTGATTCTTGCCGGATAATCCAGATGGCATGGCTATACCGACCCTAACAGTATTTTCTGGGTTAAGGATAAATTCAAGCTTGAAGACTTTAACCAATCTAAGTTGGAAGTAAAAAGGTCTTTGCATCGGCTCAACGTGGAGATGACTCACAGGGCCTTGTGATCCGGTATGATATTTGTACATTTTGCATATATATCCTCGCACCGacttatattaaaattactcGTCCAGGTTCCCCAGAATGCACACCCGGGCGGCGGATAACACAGTTTACCATGAAATCATTGCACGGGATGACCATTTGGTCCCCGGGATGCGTTTTGTCCAGTTTTGCGACGTGAATTGTTTTCGGGCCAGACGGCTATGATAAATATCAGAGACTTCATTCCCATGCCATTCGCGCTGTGCCAACGGCCCAGACCGACGAAGGTGTCTCACTTCATAAATGTGGCTTTCACGATGGCTTTGCGCTTTTGCAGTCAGTCCAAGACTGGCACCAGTTTTTGCGTCTCTCACTTAGGCTGTCAGACACCATCACTGGCAAGGTGCTGGATTTTATTGAAGTAAAACTGTTGGTGAACGACCCCAAAGAGCGAATTTTATCAAGAAAGTTGGTCCGGGTGCTTGAGGAAATTATTGTTCAAGCGAAACATGATTATGACACGGCTATAAAGAATCGCGGAATGCTCCCAGACGAATTCTTCAAGGAGTTGCAGGATCTGGATATTGAAAAATATGGAAGCATCCATGTCAGCGAAAGCCCCGACGCTGACAGCagtgacgatgaagaagcagcTCATGAAGCTCGGCAGTCCCAGTCTTCCCGTAGTGCTAGTTTGGACAGATCGTCAGTCAGCGGAGCGAAGTCACCTACCGATGACGAAAAGACTGAGGAGGCGCCTAGTCCCAGGACTCAACACAGAAAGCTACCAATCTCTTCTGCAGAACAACACCAGCCTGCCTCAAGCACATATAGTGATGCAGCGACCCATCGCCCGCCTAGTTCGAGCCGAAACCGAGACTCATCACCGGATGAGCACTCTGTTTCCAACCTTGAGAGAGACTCCTCGATGGATCGCAGGTCAACCCCAAGCCGTGAGGGGAGTCCCTCTGTTGACGGCGAGCGAGACCTCTGGTCTTTTGGTTTTGGAATCCCGAAGGCTCGTGCTAAGGCTCGTGCGAAGGGGCAGAAGCAAGAAAGAACCGCATCCAAGAAAAATGATGGATTTGATTGGGAAGCATGGGGtcaggctgctgctcgtACCGACATGATGCCACCAGCAATGCCTGTTTAAGCTGAGCAGAGTGGTGCATGATAAATCCTTGTACTGGCGGCTTCGGAAGGACTACCTTGTTTAGCGGGAAACACGAATAATGCTTGGTTTCATTTGTTTCTTTTCACTATGATGACGATCCAATTTCTGGCCTGCTCCTTGGTGGCGTTCAGATTGGATATTGGTTGCATATATCGGCATTGAAATACCATCTTTTCTATCTTTTCGATTGGTTGCGGGCTTGGTGGTTATGAACAAGTCGACCGGACTCTTGATGTCCTCGAATTTATCGGCAATAGGTATCGATGGAAAATCAGACGAACCATAACTCATGGTACAGCGGCTGTCGCCCCTGCACCGCCCTCGTCGGTAGCCTGCAATGGCCTGCCACACCCCCAAGGCACAGCACCTGGCAGACTAAGGTACCTCTGTGGCTCAGTTTGTTACCCAACATGAAACTATAAAGGAATCTAAGGCTGCGCAGTTTTTGACACGTCTCTTTTCCCTTCGTTATCATGtccttcccccttcctgATGTCCAGCCAAATTCACGATTCGTAGATCGGTACGGATACTTGACTTTGAGAAGCTGACTTGAATCACAACTCAGGAGCCCTCCAAATGTCTTCAACAGAAGAATCAGCCTCAAACGTGGCAGGAACCAGCTCTGCCGGAATGTTGTATGAATATGCACCCCTGCCCGAGAGTAACGCATTTCGCGTCCTGATTCTAGAGCCCGGTGGAGTTGACGACACCCTGTGCTGCTCCCTTGAGATAACAACCCTCAACAAGCCCATCCCATACGAAGCCATCTCGTATGTATGGGGAAACACGCATCGGGACCACCCCATCCGCATCAACGGCCGAGCCGGCCACATCACCGCCAACCTCTGGCGCGCGTTGCATCGGATGCGTTTACCCGAACAGTCCCGCGTCCTCTGGGCGGATTCCATCTGCATCAACCAAGACGACCTGACGGAGCGGGCGAGCCAAGTACTGTTGATGAGTGAAATTTACGGGCAGGCAAGACGGGTACTGCTGCACCTTGGTGAAGACAGCAAccaggagggtgaggtggtccTGTCCTTGGTGCATGAAATCGAGGCCATGGTTCTTGAGGGGGTCAGAGCAGCCGGGGAGTCGTGGGACACATTTCCAACCCCCAGTCcggaggagcgggagcagTTCCTAGCAGACACGCGATGGGAGGCTTTCATCAACATGACGCATATGCCATGGTTCACACGCGGTTGGGTGATCCAGGAGGCAGGTTTGGCGCGAAATGGGTTAATGCTGTGGGGGAAGACCGAGATCAGTTGGCAGTCGTTCGTGCGCGTTTATACCTGGATGGTCCGGAGGCTTCCACAGGTCCGGGTTAAATACCGGGACGGTGGCCGGGGAATGAACCGGCTCCATCTCGAGATGTACCGGCTGAGGCACAAGAGGGAGACCATGCCGCTCTACGCGAAACAGTCATCCCAGTTTGACTTTCTCATCGTGCTCCATGATGCTCGGGCTCTCTATGTGCGGGACGCGCGGGATCGGGTGTATGCCTTCATGTCACTGGCAACCTCGGCTGGGCTAAGTCTCCATATTCAACCGGACTATTCTGAACACAAGACAGCCAGAGACGTCTATTTGGACATGGCGAGAGATTACGTCAACTCGATGGGGGATATCAGCCTGTTGCATTGTGTACAACATACCGAGAACAGTATGAACGAAAAGTTTCCCTCATGGGTACCTCGATGGGATCTCAACCTAttcgacaacatcatcactcacACGTCAGGCCCAGCTCTCATACCCACCGAGCTGAGACCTAGCGTTTCCCACGACAACGCCTTGGAAGCCAAGGGGCTCATGTTTgacgacatcatcttcacGTCTGATGTGCTTTCGCGAGATGTCTCCATGAGCGACATCAAAATGCTCTGGAACCAGATGCTCGACCTTCTCCCTGTGGCattcaccaacccatcacccaCTCATAGCAGTTTCGCAGCGTTATCATTTGCCCACGTGCTGTCTGTGGGCCGATCATGGGGCGCTGAATGGCCCGAATGGGTGGAATGGAGGACTGCCTACATGGAGTACTTGTGCCAGGAAGAGCCTACAAGGCGGGATTCTGTCCCGCGGCCTCCTCCGGACAGTGCTAGGAATGGTATCCAAGGATTCCACACCTACGCTCAGTGGAACGTCCATAATCGACGTATTGCTGTCACGAAAAGG belongs to Podospora bellae-mahoneyi strain CBS 112042 chromosome 6, whole genome shotgun sequence and includes:
- a CDS encoding hypothetical protein (EggNog:ENOG503P39N; COG:S), whose product is MSSTEESASNVAGTSSAGMLYEYAPLPESNAFRVLILEPGGVDDTLCCSLEITTLNKPIPYEAISYVWGNTHRDHPIRINGRAGHITANLWRALHRMRLPEQSRVLWADSICINQDDLTERASQVLLMSEIYGQARRVLLHLGEDSNQEGEVVLSLVHEIEAMVLEGVRAAGESWDTFPTPSPEEREQFLADTRWEAFINMTHMPWFTRGWVIQEAGLARNGLMLWGKTEISWQSFVRVYTWMVRRLPQVRVKYRDGGRGMNRLHLEMYRLRHKRETMPLYAKQSSQFDFLIVLHDARALYVRDARDRVYAFMSLATSAGLSLHIQPDYSEHKTARDVYLDMARDYVNSMGDISLLHCVQHTENSMNEKFPSWVPRWDLNLFDNIITHTSGPALIPTELRPSVSHDNALEAKGLMFDDIIFTSDVLSRDVSMSDIKMLWNQMLDLLPVAFTNPSPTHSSFAALSFAHVLSVGRSWGAEWPEWVEWRTAYMEYLCQEEPTRRDSVPRPPPDSARNGIQGFHTYAQWNVHNRRIAVTKRGLFALVPLPTQTGDICGVLLGGKAPCILRRAMTARTYRFVGDACIPVNVSRPSTGGGLVVSVGIENSGRDLLDWSVEEEDIRLC
- a CDS encoding hypothetical protein (EggNog:ENOG503NUTB; COG:Q), which gives rise to MDEFTGNLEGKVAIVTGASRGIGATIATTLAQHGCAVVINYNNSAAEAKILGKQINKDYDVTTYAVQADVSKPEEVAQLFEKTVKVLGRVDIVVSNAGVEHFGNLAAVQSEEIDHVFDVNVKGQFFVAQQAEKYMEERGRLILTSSISAVMGVPHHTIYAASKAAVTGMTKCLAWDFGKKNITVNCIAAGGVKSDMYDKNAKEYMKDGDELSVAEIDARISSWSPLGRVGMPEDIAGVVALLASDEAGWITGQTLHVSGGAHMATA